In Bombus vancouverensis nearcticus chromosome 12, iyBomVanc1_principal, whole genome shotgun sequence, the genomic stretch cgtatttaATTCCAGTCAGTATCTTATATCTAATGGATTGATTATAACATTTCTATTATAAAAACAACCTCAATATCTCAAAAATgttatactattttattactTCCGTTATCTTTTTAACTACgtaattacattacattacatattccgtaataataatttttaataaaaatttgatgtaatctgtataacgtattttgtACAAGATTATTGACATTTGACTCGAATACAAAATATCAAATCAATTGattatataatattcttattttctctttttcgcaGATACTTCTTGTACGCCTGGTCCAAAATATCTATTGCCATCTCCAAAAGGTCCATCTTTTACACTAAAATCCAGAACTAAACAGAGAAAATGTTCCTTTTCACCAGGTCCTTATAATGTAAAATTTCCTATACCAGGTCCAGCTTTTTTTATGTAAGTACTTCTTGTTACGCATCAGTAATCCTTGAGACATTCGTCAATATAAAGATTATTACGGCTCAAATATAATACCGACACAATACCGTTAAAATATATAAGGATCCGGATGTGACGGGAATGAAAATAAACATAGCAAAGTATTATCTTTTTCCACCATAATTTTTCGTTCGAATCGTTAATCCATTTGGGATCGATACTTGAAAGGAAGAGGGCCCGATTTATAGTATGTACATCTGTTTGCGTTTTCTCTCCCGACAGCCGAGGATGATGAAAGCTAGGCAACCGTTTTTGGCATTCGAACTTCACGTTTTCTTATACACATCAGAAGGGAGTTTTGTTTTTCCCATTTGGTGGCCAGATCTATTAACAACAATGATCTAAACTTGTattgaatttaaatttgatGTAAACTGAATGATACTCGATATTTGCATGACTTCGAGTCACCAGCCATCGTCCATCGAGTGAATTACCTATTCTCGTAAACATTTTCTTCGGCTACACGTGGTCTAGTCCAATCATAAATCTTACGAAAGGAAATATGTACAATCTGcctaatttatatttgtttacttTTAAAAATGCACTATGTTTATACATTATaatacaaagaaaaattatcatttattaagtaaacaaatatattccaaattatatcgtgtttggaGTCATTCTAAATAGAAAGTTGTAATAAGCATATTGATAAAAGTTTCATTATACAATTTCATTGATCacaaatcaaaaataaaaaattttgatttttgaGTTGGAAATCTCAGATTATTGCAAGCCTTCAATGTTTTCTGAACGCTTCTACTCTCGACCCCTCTTTTTCTTTCAGCCGTGTTGTCTTTTTCTACGTTCAATTCATCTAACATTTCAGTTTTGAAAAATAGAATCGTTTTTACCTTTCTATAATTGCAATACTTTGGTCCCGAATTTCTGACAATTATCGGAAGTtttcgtatttaaaaaaatagttcTAATTAACTTTTATCTtatcaaaattaaattatattaaatgtttGTTACATGATTTTTAGAGGAGAACGTTTACCTGCTTTAAGACGTGATCCTACACCAGGTCCCAAACTTTACAATGATGCATTGGTTGCCCAAAGATCTCCAATGTATAGCGTAACTTTCAGAAGAGACGAAAAAATAATTTGCCGTTCTCCGGGTCCGAAATACAATCTGAAACCTCCTAAACCACAGCCCATGTTTTCTTTTGGAATCAAACACAGCGAGTGTTCTCCTCCTTATATCGTTGAATGCGATGATCAATGTTAAAATTTTGGCAACTATAAATAAAAAGTGTAAACATttacgtataaaatataaaaacagaATCTATGAATTTCTTATTTCAAATCGGCAAAaagcaataataaaatatctataacataatatatatttcatacatATTAAATTCAAATGTGTAGAAATAAGACGTTAATTAGCGAACGACACAGACGTAATGTATTGCTTGATTGAGCAAAAGTAGATTCTGGAAGAAGTTAACATAAAAAGAACATGAGAGACTGAGAGATTTAGAAGATATCTTTAACTATAGATCAATTGGAAGGTAAGATTTTCTATGGTCTCAGTCAGTCAAGTTATgagaaaaagtaaagaaaaacaACATAGCTAAAAATTTCACTATGTAGAACCATATGTAGAAAGATTAGAGCATTGGAGTACTCCtttattatagttatataataGTACTACCTATCTAAGTactttattattcatttttacTCAACCAAACATTAGGTTCTTGAATTAGTTGACGAATCTTTCTTTTTGTCATATTCATTATAAAGTAAAAAGTTATATAATTAGAGGTCCACAAATGAAAAAGATTAGTAGTTGGGATTCAATACTTACACTTTGAGTATAGTGAATGTTAATGGATAAAAGCAACATCTAAGAAAATCAGATATTAAACTCaagtaattttcaaataaatacatttttattaacattttttattttacattcaaacaatGGATACCATGAATTAACACGAATTATCCAATAAGAAGGAACTCGAAAAAATGACATTTCTGTTCTCTTCTATCAACGTTATGTACTACTAAAATTCAAAAGCTTAATGCTATAAATTTCTTTGTTGTTTATTCTCTGTGCGCTTGTTTCATCAACTCCTTCGACAAATTAAATTTATCGTTAAAAGTAATAAACCGGATGGACAAATGTAGGATGTGATAGCTACGAATGGGTTTTGATATGACCTGTGGGTGTAGAGAGAATGATGAATGATTGTGGACAGAATGGAAGATGTCGAATATTCAATTTAGAATATCGATTGCGAGTGAAGATTCCTAGAATGCACGTGACTACGTAAGTAGAGATTTGGCTGACATGGTAAGAATGTGTAATGtcttcaaaaatatgaattaggAAGCGAGAGAGTTATTCTGTTACTGTTACATTGAAGTCGTTGCGTTATGTTAAGCTGCGCCTTGATTATAAAGAGTATTAAAGATATTCGTAAAGATATTAAAGATATACGTGTGAAGACTTCACACGTTTCAATTCattgatttaaaaaaattaaggaCTCATTTCCGATAAAAAAATTAAGGACACGTTTCAATTCattgatttaaaaaaattaaggaCTCATTAGGGACTAATTAGTTAGCTCCATTGAAGATGCAGTAGAACATGAGGGTGATTGTGTAAATGTAGAATACAATATACGTCAAAAAATAGATTCCGTGAAAAGAAATAGTATTAGATATTGCAGCATGATCTAGTAATTAATTGACCCAAAGATATTGTTTCTTACTGAAACGTATTaagtttttaaaatatgtagAGGAGGGTGGTTTGCCTTCAACAAAGAGAAAGTACCGATATTTTTCGTCCACGACTGACACGTTCATTTTTGTCTGGTTCTAACTCAATCAACTAATTCggttataatttatttaaagcgCGCGAATTAAACCCGATAGGATTACTGCTTTCATCTCCGATgctttttgataaattttttaacaataGCTACGGGAGTGTTTCAAAGTAACGGCCGCATAGCGTAAGTACACAAAATGGTAATACTCTTACTTATTACATTAATAATCCTGAACAGTGGTATAAATATCTAAGTTTGGCACAAAGATTCAATTTTACGCCAACTAAATATACCAGAAGTCACGCTATTCGCAAAATGTTTGATGTAAGATACATTGTTACAAGATCTGATTGTAGAAGATTAAGATAATATATATCAAGAAAGTCGTGATGAATTGGAAACACCCGAGGAGGAAATAATTCTAGAGATATacgaataaaataagaaaatttagaatataaagGGGAAAAAACATAAGCCATATAAATTCGATGTCTTAGGTGCAACACAAAGAACACAATTGGCATTGGGACAAAAATCTGGTCCGAAATTTTTAGATACGTATGTACTAACCAACGAATTATGAAACAATAAACTTATTATATGTAAGATAGGAAATCAAGTTCTCAATGTTTTGACGATAGAGGAtcatacgaaaccatacattAAGTATGAGAATCATAATACAAGTAAAAATGTTTAACCTAAGGGTAGGGTAAAATGGTTAAATATAGGGTACGACATATATAGGTGGGATTCGATTGTATCTGAGAATGGAGTGGATGATGGGTAATTGAAGGCCAAGTGAAAGATATTGAATGAAGATACTGCATTAGACCAGAGTGTCGATCGCAAGTAAAGAGTAATTCCTAAAATGTACACGAGACATGTATGGGATCACGTAAAGGCTATACGTGATGAAAATGTGTGTTGTATGTATGATGTCACTATGAATGTGGTCTGATTACAAAGCGAGAGAATCGCTCATGCATTGTCGAAAAATTCATGTCGTCAATGTGTTGTATTAAAGTCTTTGCGTTGTGTTAAGCGTCGTGATTGTAAAGAAATGTTAAGTATAtccattttatttaataaagacTTCACACGTTCATTCGCCCAATCCACTGATCCTacacaaataaatatatttccatGGTTGTAACCAATATGTGTAACGTCAAAGTGTAATTACACTTTCTCGGCCTGCTCCCACTCCAATCCATTTAActgaaacaataataatttctgaatttaatgttattaataatatttaattttttgtacTTGTAATACGTCTAAGTTCAAGACTTTGCATTTTTAACTAAATATGAGAGGAattgaaaacaaaaaaatattttttatataacaagaaatttttattattcaagtcAGAATCAGATcttcatcctatataacgataCTCAAAAAGTTGATCAGTTTTCAAAATAAATGCATAGATGGACATTCGCAATCTAATTATAATATTGAATAGGTAAAACAGAACATAGAgttgaaaaaattaatattttactaattttttACTGGAAAAGATTATTAATATGCTCTTTAGTTTTAATCGGCGATACTGTACGCAAAGCCCAAAAAGTCACAAAACTGATCATGAGATTACATAATAGTTtcacatattaaaatattacctGGCACGCCAAGATGTTCTTCtattaattgtatatatttttttgcattaGGAGGTAGCTTTTCCAAGGAACGTACACCCTCTGTCTCTGACTCCCAACCATCGAGAGTCTCGTAAATTACTTCTACTTTTGCTAAATCAGAGGTGCTACTTGGAAAATAGTCAATTTCTTTTCCATTTAATCGATAACCTATACCGACTTGAATTTTTGGAAGTGTATCTAGAATATCTAATTTCGTAAGACATATTGACGTATATCtgcaaaataatttaaattaaattatatataatttaaattattgatgaaggtaaaaaatttgaaagtaaaaaagtgcatgtaatatacaaaaatatacaaatatccaaagtatagtactcgttataatattttgtaaatgcATAATTCTCTACGCAGATTCCTCTTTATCTAattacattcataaaaatatgaatttgcctAAAAGTCcatttatcatatttattataaaagtatttcTTACCCATTAACCAAGGCGGTGAATTTAAGAAGAGTTAAATCTAGCCAACCACAACGCCTCTTCCTATTTGTCGTAACACCAAATTCGTGTCCtcttttttgtaaaagttcgcCTGTAGCATTCAAAAGTTCAGTAGGAAATGGACCATCACCAACTCTTGTGGTATACGCTTTAACAACACCGACAACTTCTCCGATATAAGACGGCGATAATCCAAGACCGGTACAAACACCACCTATACTGCAGTTAGAACTCGTAACATAGGGATATGTACCAAAGTCTATGTCTAACATTGCAGCATTTGCACCTTCTACTAATACTTTTTTTCCTTCGCGTAATGCTTGATGTAAATACTGAACTGTTTCTTTCACTAGTGGTCTTATTCTTTCTGCATAGCTGAAAAATAGGATAAAGGAAATAGAATAAAGAAATTGTTTTTTACTAAGTACATTATTGCTTATAAGAATCCGGATATTTTAGTCGATACATAGTACATGATAATACATGAatagtattattttattaatatataataattattcacgattcaatattattttcaacaaACTCTCCTCATACTTGTTTAGTGCTAATATCTGAATCATATTCAGATTtaagtgaaaaataaataaaaatacgtactCTTTATACCGCTGAAGTTCTGCTTTCACGTCGACCTGAAGTGCTGGAAACATTTTTTGATACGAGGTAATCAGCGCATCAAACTTTTGTGAGAATTTGTCGAAGTCGCCGAGAAGATCACCGATTCTAAGTCCATTTCTAGCAGCTTTGCTTGAATACGTTGGACCAATTCCTTTTTTAGTAGTACCCAGGGACTGCGTACCTTTTTCTAATTCTTGGAGGCCATCGACTTGCTGATGAAAATCAAATACTATATGCGCACGATCAGAGATTATCAATCGCTCCTGCCAATTTTTTAAACCTTTCGCTTCATTGCTTTCTAATTCCTCAAAAAGACCCGGTAGGTGTATTACTACTCCGTTTCCTGAAACAAAATTCATGACAGGATAgtattataattattgtaatacaGTATCAGCAGAAATATGATCACGGTGATCAATTTTCTCTTTTAGACTCATATTAGTATTATAAAATCTATAGAAGGCGGGAATAAATCGCATTACACGATCAACTTaaattatattactattttacaCTAATAAATCAATTGCAAATTAGTTTGTGTCGCATAATATAATTTGAAGTACAGGTAGTacattttttatcaatttcctcttttttcagGTTTCCAAGGTTAtcctcaattttttttttttagaaataaatctataacttttttTTATGCTGGATTCTTAATGGATATTGAGAAGAGTTGAGGAAGtatcataaaatatattatagagAAGGAATATACATTTATCATAATAAAATTAAGAGCAACTTTTGAAAGAAGCAACAAACTGGTATCTGCAACGGTTTCTTACATTTCATGTGCCTCACCTGGTATAGTGTAATGTAACCGTCGTATCTGTTTCCAAGGTATTTTGCGGATAGTGTAGCGAACACTATTATATAGAGTAAGTAACGAAATTGGAATGGGTTATATTTGGACTTTAGTTAAAGATAGAAAgagattaaaaatttcatatataaattatatctaaaaattatatatgaaattttttaaactaaACAACATTGGATTACTGTATCTACCACAGAGCCCAGATTTAAATCCCATCGAACATTTATGAGACCATCTCTATCAAATACCAGACAACATATGAAATAACAAACTGTTATTTCAAGATGCGTTGTTGCTCATTTGCTTAAATATAGATAACAATGTTGTCAACAAACTAATATTAAGTACGATTTGAAAACGCAATTCGAAATTATGGATACCAAACTTCCTTTTGAAAGCACATCTACATCTGTATTTTCCTTATTAAATTGATAGTCAACTTAATTTCCGCAGATGGTGGCggtttatttttctataaatgtAAAGACATGTTTCAATACATGAACAGTTAAGCTCATCTTAATTAATAGCTTTTTGGGTCTTTTGCTTCGTATGAACAAAATGACTGAAATCATTACCACGACAATTATGCTAATTCTTCTTTATAACATTTGTGTATATTGCTGAAACACGAATAAATTTATGCACAAGATATCAATGAAAATGTTGTATAGATTCTTTTCAGAATCAAAGCATAGCTTAAAAAAGAGTATTACAGGAGAATACAACTCTAACATTTTCATGTTGGATGACGTAAGGAAATTTACATCAAGACGAAAACTGCTTCTATTATGACGCAACGTTGCGTTAAATTTCTGTCTTGAGAACCAAAGATGTAGTTTTAGTTGCAATTTATATTGCGATCAGAATAGATAGATTCGTACACAATACATTAAATATGACTAATTTCCACAATATACGATTGTATTACAGTTGTTGttattataattgtatatatatatatatatatctacttCCATTATAACTGTCGGTTAAAATTATGTCACAAATAGCTAATGCCAAAGAACTATAAAAAAACTTTCAACGAAGATGTGTCACCGACTATTTTTATAACATATTTTGTAGTCGGTatcttcattttttaatatttaacaatttgttATACGTAACAtaatatgtgttatataaacTAGTTCCACTGTATTTATGTGTTTCTATTTCCCGTATTATGTAGTTAGTAAGtacagtttttagtgaaatgGCCCCGACACGACCTAAAGATGATAAGTCCTTATTGTCCGTATCGCCACCAGCTTATGTAACATGTATATTGTTACATTCTATACCCAAAACAGTTACGTAGATACTTaattttttctctgttttttttGGATGTTTAGCTAGCGTAATATGAGATCATCGATATTCTATTAAGGGCCATCATAATCGAAAAATAATTACCTATAAGCGAAGTGCATCTAGGATTGATTATTCCACTGGGTAGAAGATGGAAATGGAACTCCGCACCGTCTACTACTACTGTATGCCCGGCATTGCTTCCTCCCTGcaaaattaaaattctcctTTTGCTCCAATGTAAATATCTTTTTCCTTCATCTTTATTCCATACTTTTTAAACACTTCCAGTGACAGATCAGAACAGATGTTGTTCATCTTACTCAAACATCAAAATTATTATGACTTTCAATGAAACatctaaataataattacaaaacgaacaatttaatttacatcctaaaatatttttcatacggTTTACTAATGTTGCTGGCAGTGAATTAATGAAATATCATTTTGTAGATAACACAATTTAAAGAGTGCAGGGTAGAGTGTCAGATTACAGTTATTTTATGATTCTTCGAATGAGGAATGATTAACATgttaaatgaaaaatagaagaaatattGAACATGTGATGTCAATAAGCAATATCTAATGAGGCACGAAATTAGCATTATTTACTAATGTTAGCACATTAGAAACTAGTGACGagaattcaaattttcagatacgtgt encodes the following:
- the Adss gene encoding adenylosuccinate synthetase, with product MQRSVQQANGDGVLASPRKKQRVSNTNTAKVTVVLGAQWGDEGKGKVVDMLAMDADVVCRCQGGSNAGHTVVVDGAEFHFHLLPSGIINPRCTSLIGNGVVIHLPGLFEELESNEAKGLKNWQERLIISDRAHIVFDFHQQVDGLQELEKGTQSLGTTKKGIGPTYSSKAARNGLRIGDLLGDFDKFSQKFDALITSYQKMFPALQVDVKAELQRYKDYAERIRPLVKETVQYLHQALREGKKVLVEGANAAMLDIDFGTYPYVTSSNCSIGGVCTGLGLSPSYIGEVVGVVKAYTTRVGDGPFPTELLNATGELLQKRGHEFGVTTNRKRRCGWLDLTLLKFTALVNGYTSICLTKLDILDTLPKIQVGIGYRLNGKEIDYFPSSTSDLAKVEVIYETLDGWESETEGVRSLEKLPPNAKKYIQLIEEHLGVPVKWIGVGAGRESVITL
- the LOC117165006 gene encoding uncharacterized protein LOC117165006, which codes for MPPKPGTQPDTQTQTKSHKKIGSLTCSFRSPGPKYPLKTLVGYQEHCLSRYRNPAYTFGNKYPSLRICEGPGPKYLLDKPIRGGFSFGLVGKTFDTSCTPGPKYLLPSPKGPSFTLKSRTKQRKCSFSPGPYNVKFPIPGPAFFIGERLPALRRDPTPGPKLYNDALVAQRSPMYSVTFRRDEKIICRSPGPKYNLKPPKPQPMFSFGIKHSECSPPYIVECDDQC